AAAGGCCAACTCCATGATCGAGGATGACTCCTTTCCCTGTAAAAAAGTGGTCGTGGGTCAATCGAACGGTGCCGGTATTCATCGCATGAACCGGTGTCCCGCGAGGAGCGGCAATGTCTTCTCCGCTATGCGGGTTTTTGGATTGTCCGTTAATCACGCGCTGACTGCCAAATCGGCCAGAAACACGTCCTTTCACAGGGGCCATGAATGGACCGTCCCAATAAGGATGTGGACTGACTGATTCAAAAGCCGCCATCATTTCTTGTCGTTCTGCTTTCACCCGTTTCAGTGTTTTCGAGTCGATGTCGACTTTCTGCTTCGGCAACTTCAAATGTTGTACGGAATACTCTTCTTTGAGAACGAGCACCGAATAACTTCGATGCTCTGTTCCGGCCGAAGATGTAATCGTGATATCCAGCTCATGAAGGTTTGGCGAATCTTGCATGTCAATGCCGAGTAAGCCTGCATATGTCTCGGGAGACAAGGGGAAAAAGGGTATGTCACGTTTGAGGAATGTTCCCGTGACCTTCGCCGGGTCGAGGTTGCCGACAGGGACAGTCACCCAGATGACTTCGCCCTGTTTGGCACTAAGCTGCCCATCGGTGCCTGGCGGTTGTTGTTGAGCGCCAGGAATCAGTTGGAGGGGGAAAATACTGGCAACGATGACGGTTATGACGAGGAGGATTTTGCCTGCACGTGTCGACTGTGAACGGGACTGGCCGACGAAATAGATGCTCATGCTTTGAATCGAGTATGAGGAATTTGTGCGAGGAGTTCCTCGACTCGTCGATTCGATGCACAAAAGGGGTCCATGCACAGAATTGTTTCTTCCCAGTAACCGTTGAGTTTTAGGTAAGTCCAGTCCACCGTGTACGAGCGGTTTTTGGCTCTGGCGAATCGAATGAAATCTCCCCGTATCTTTGCACGAGTGGTCTGAGGCGGGATGCTTTTCGCCCGTTCTATCGCTTCTTCTGAGACGACTTTTCGGATATTGTCCCGGCCAACTAACAGATAATACAGGCCACGTTGTTGGTTGACATCATGGTACTGCAGGTCCATCATGGCCAGGCGGGGGTCGTCCCACCTACAGCCTTTTTTCTCGATAAACGATTCCATCAACCATTTTTTTGTCACCCAATCGAGTTCTCGAACGAGGAGCATTGGCGACTCTTCAAGCCGGTTCAAGATTCGTTCCCATTCATTCAGGACATCGTGCAGCACTTTATCGTGTGGTTGAGTCTCAAGATATTCACTTGCGCGTTCCCAGTACATTCTCTGAATTTCCAGAGCGGTCAATTCTCGACCATCTTCGAGTTTCACGCGTCGTTTGAGGGTCGGGTCTTTTGAGATGTCACGAATGGCTTTCACGGGCTCATCTAATTCGATGTTGGGAATCATAAACTTGTTTTCAATCATCGAGAGAACGAGGTCGGTCGTTCCGACTTTCAAGTACGTCGCGAACTCCGACATATTCGAGTCCCCGAGGATGATATGGAGCCGGCGGTATTTTTCTGCATCAGCATGGGGCTCATCACGCGTATTAATGATGCTTCGGGAAGAAGTGGTCGACGAGGACGTCTTTTCATGGATATGTTGGGAACGCTGGGAGATAAAGTATTGAGGCCTTCCCGATACTTTGAGGATTTTCCCCGCGCCAGAAAAGATTTGTCGGGTGACGAAGAATGGGATTAATTGTTCGGCGACTTTCCAAAAGTCCACATCGCGTCGCATGAGAAAATTTTCGTGACAGCCATAGGTATTGCCGAGCGAGTCGGTATTGTTCTTGAAAATGAAAATGTTGCCGGAAAGACCTTCTTCCCGGAGGCGTTCTTCGGCGATAGGTAGGCAGGCTTCAAGGACGCGTTCGCCAGCCTTGTCATGCATGACGAGATCAAACAGGTCGTCACATTCAGGGGTCGAATATTCTGGATGACAACCAGTGTCTTGGTAAAATCGAGCTCCGTTCGCTAGAAAAGCATTGGATGGCCAACTATTGGGAATCAACCCTTCAAAGATGTATCCGAGAATTTTTTCGATAGGCAAGTAGACGCGACCGTTCGGGGAAAAGGTGAGTCCGTATTCGCATTCAAGGCCAAATATGCGTTTCATCGTGAAATAACAGTCCTTGAGAGGGCACGTACATTTCAGCATACACCCCATTGGTCCAATCTTCAATCATTATCGACCTAACGACTGAGGATGAGGCGTGGCCGTTCTTCAAGCATTCCTGAGAGGCGTGTTGAATAATGACGAGAACGAAGCTGGCGGGCTTTTTTCAACAGACTTCTGAGTAACCGTTTGGGAGGCGCACGTATTCGGATAGGATCTGCCAGGAAAGAATGAACTGGAAGTCTGTAGGGAGAAGAGCTAAGAAAGTAGGGATTTGACTTCTACGGAAGAAATGCGTCTAAATTTTCGACCAGTCCGTGTTCGATCCAGAACGGCGACTTCCAGGCCTTCATCGGCAATCGCTTGTTCGGTCATTTGTTCAAACGCTTTTTTACAAAGGGCGAGAGCGTCCGATAACGAGGGCGGTTCTGTCGGGCTTTCGTTTCGGAGGTATGACAGTAAGGCTTCAGCCCGTCCTCCGATGGCCGTCATGCGTTGTTCATCCACGATGCTTCCATCAAAAGCAATACGGTACAGCTCATCTTGGCCCGCTTCTTCTCCGACTTGCGCGAGCAGCAATTCCACTTCGAAGGGCTTCAATTCCTGGCTGAAAATGGTGCCAAGCGTTTGGGAATACCCGTTGGCTAGTGAACGAGCCGTGACATCTTCCCGGCTATACATCAACCCCTTTAAGTCAGCATGCTGAATGCCGGCTTTTCGAAGATTCTCGAATTCACTATATTTTCCGGCTCCGGAAAAGGCGATATTGTCGTACACTTCAGAAATTTTGAACAAGGATGCGCTGGGGTTGTCAGCGATCAACACCAGGCCTTGCTCAAACTCCATGGCGATGATCGAGCGGCCTTTGGCGATGCCCTTTTTGGCATACTCAGCCTTGTCTTGCATCATTTGTTCTGGAGAGACGTAGTACGGGAGCGCCATGAATTAGCTTTCCTGTCTCCGAGTTTGTACGAGCTCTTCCCACAGCGTGGCGAGCGTGCTCTCTTCGATGTCCTGTACGCCTTGCCCGCTCACGACTTTCATAGATGGGTAGATGCGTCGGATTGGGTCCGGCCCTCCGGTTCCTACATCCTCTTCTGCCGCGTTGGCTAACGCTCGAAGCGCGATTCGCACGGCAGCCTGTTCCGTGAGATCTTTCTGATACCGTTCCTTCAGGAGGAGCCGGGCATCCTTTCCACCGGACCCGATGGAATGAAATTCAGTTTCTTCGTATCGTCCACCGGTAATGTCGTACTTGAAAATTCGCCCCTGCGCTCGTTTCGCGTCATATCCGACAAACAGAGGAATGACGACGAGCCCCTGCATGACCAACGGTAGGTTCGCTTTGACCATTTGTCCTAAACGGTTAGCCTTTCCTTCGCAGGAGAGCTGCACACCGTCGAGTTTTTCATAATGCTCGAGTTCAATACTGAACAGCTTAGCCATTTCTAGGCAGGGTCCAGCGGCGCCGGCGATGGCCATCGCGGAAAAGTCATCGGTCTTATACACTTTCTCCATACGGTTTTCAGCTATCTGAAATCCTTCCGTGGCCCGTCGATCGCCGGCGATCAAAACGCCATCAGCATATTTGAAGGCCAGGACGGTCGTGCCATGCGCCACGGGTTGTGGAAAGGGAGATGACTGATAGTCATGGGGACCCCGTTGTTGCAGGATGGGCTGCCCCCCCCATCTGGCCATGGGCGTTAACTCGGGCCGATGGGTTGAAAGAAACTGAAAAAAGCTTGAACAATGATCAGGTGAACCGGGCGGGAGGTCAAATCCAGAAGATTGCATGAGTGTCCTTAGAAAAGATTCCGGTTTATTTAGAAAGTTTTTCGAGCAGTTGATCGATCGTCTGGACACCGTCAAGAAGCTCGTTGGTGAGGGACTGGGTCCCTCGGTAGGGGTCCGTGAGCGGAATTCTTTTTATCTGATCATGCCCTTGGTCTAAGAGGACCGAAGTCCAGCTCATTCCGTACACGTTCTCTGGAAATCGCTTGAGGCAGGTTCCTCGAAAGTAGGCCCTCGTGTTACAAGGCGGAGAAACCGTCGCCTGTTCGATATCATGATCTTGAAGCAGCCGCACGATGCGGTTTGCGCGTTCAAGGGTGTAGTACAAACCTCTCTCCGGGCGCATGTCGTGGTATTGCAGGTCGAGAAGTCTGGCGCGTGGATCGTTCCATCCACATCCTTTTCGATCGATGTATGTCTGAATCATCCGGTGTTTGGCGACCCAATCCAACTCTTTATGAAGTTGAGTCGGATCTTCTTCAAGCTTCTTGAGGATTGTGTCCCAAAGGACCAAGACTTCCTTTGTGGCGGGTGAAAGATCCCGCGTATTGTAGAAATCATGAGCGGCTTGAAGGTAGCTTTGTTGTATTTCGATCGACGTGGTGGTCCGCTTGTTGGCAAGCCGTAGACTGGCGTTGAGGTTCAGATCTCGCGAAACGGTCTTGATATCTTGTACCGGGTTCTCAAGGCTCAGCTTCGGGAATTCCCATCCCGCGTCCAGCATTTCCATGATGATGGCCGTTGTGCCAATTTTGAGGTATGTCGGAATTTCAGCCATGTTGGCATCACCGACAATCACATGTAACCGCCGATATTTGTCGAGTTCGGTATGTGGTTCGTCCCGAGTATTGATGATGGGACGTTTCACCATCGTGTTGAGGTCCATCAGGCATTCAAAAAAATCAGAACGTTGCGCGATTTGATAGTCGATGGGGTTCGTGTGGTTTTCTGCGCCGACTTTTCCCGAACCCGCATAGATTTGACGGGTTACGAAGAATGGAATGAGTGTTTGCGCGATCTTGTCAAAGGGAACTGATCGTGACAGCAGGTAGTTCTCGTGGTAGCCGTAGCTATTGCCTTTCCCATCGGAATTATTTTTATAGACGAAGACTTTTTCCCCGTCGAGCGAGGTGTTGAGCGACTCTAAACAGGCCTGAATGATGCGTTCGCCTGCTCGTTCATAGGCTAGCAGCTCAAGTGGTTGACTGCATTCCGGGGTGGAATATTCCGGGTGGGCCCCGTCGACATAAAGCCGTCCCCCATTCAAGAGGAGTTTGTTTAACTGACGATTATAGTGGGGATTGGGACGTTCAGGCTCTCCTTCGACGACGAAGCCTCGTGAATCAAGAAAAGGATTTTCATATTCGTAGTCCCAGATACCCCGTGGTGCTGCGAGAGATGGGAAGTGGCCAATGAGCCGAATGGAATCCGTGACCGGGTCAGCATGACCGGAGCCCTTGGCAAGAATGCCAAATTCTGTTTCCGTACCTAGAATGCGGTACAAGGACCCTCCATGTCAGCCTCAAGCGATGGGCAAAGTGAACGTGACATGTCAGAAGTAGTGTCCGACGCTGACCGTTTCTATTTCTCGGGATTCCGACGGTTCTTCCGTTAACGTACGCACGTGAATGATCTTTTCTCCCTTTTTCCCCGCGATTCTCGCCCAATCGTCAGGGTTCGTGGTGTTGGGGAGATCTTCCTGTTCTTTGAACTCTTCTCGAATAGCTTGCCGTAAATCATCTGACGCAATGCCTTTTTCCCCAGTGGTGATGGCTCGTTTGATCGCCATCTTTTTGGCACGAGCGACCACACCTTCGATGAGCGCGCCGCTGGCAAAATCCTTAAAGTAAAACGTTTCTTTTTCCCCGTTGGCGTAGGTCACTTCCAAGAACCGATTTTCTTCCGAACGGGCATACAGCGACTCTGTCGCGATCTCGATGAGATGGGCGACGAGCTGCTTGGGGTCACCTTGCTGTTGATCGAGTTCAGCTTTGGAAAAAGGAAGGTCCGGCGTCAGGTATTTTCCGAGGATTTCTTTCGCCCCCTGTTTGTCCGGACGGGGGATTTTCACTTTGACATCCAGGCGTCCGGGCCGTAAGACGGCAGGGTCTATCAAGTCTTGTCGATTGCTCGCTCCGATCACGATCACATCACGTAAGCTTTCGACTCCATCGATTTCAGCGAGAAATTGCGGGACGATGGTGGATTCTATGTCAGATGAGATGCCGGTGCCACGCGTGCGGAACAATGCATCCATTTCGTCGAAGAACACGATGACCGGATAGCCGTTCGAAGCTTTTTCTTTTGCTTTCGCGAAGACCTCTCGTATTTGCCGTTCGGACTCACCCACGTATTTGTTCAGCAACTCCGGCCCTTTGATATGGAGAAAGTAACTGCGAACTTCCCGTCCAGTTAAATGTTTTAATTTTTGCGCTATGGAATTCGCGACAGCCTTGGCAATAAGCGTCTTGCCGCATCCAGGCGGACCATAGAGTAAAATGCCTTTCGGAGCGGAGAGCCGATGTTCGGCGTACAGGTCCGGGTATAAAAACGGTAGTTCTACTGCATCTTTGACTTGTGTCAGTTCGTTCTCAAGCCCTCCGATTTGCTCATAATTGGCATCAGGTACTTCTTCTAACACAACTTCTTCCATCTCGGATTTCGGGAGTTTTTCCGTGATGTAACCCGATCGCGTTTCGAACAGGAGCAGGTCGCCGACACTCAAAGTTTCGGATTGCAGCGGTTGAGCAACTTCTACGACGCGTTCTTCATCGTGTCGTAATTTGACTAATGCTCGATGGTCATCAAGACGGAGCTTTAACTGCGCGACCTCACCTTGGGGATTAAAATCTCGTATTTCGATGATATTCATGGCCTCATTCAGGATCACCTCTTGCCCTTTGCGAAACTCCTGTTTAGGCAATGACGGATGAACGCTGACACGCATTTTTCTTCCCGAAACCGTGACATTCGCCGTGTCATCTTGGTTCAGGTCACAGAAAATGGCAAAGGTCGAGGGAGGTGCAGTCAGCTTTTCAACTTCTTTTCGGAGAGCTTCAATCTGAACTTTGGCTTCTTGCAGGCTGGAAACGAGACGGT
The genomic region above belongs to Nitrospirales bacterium and contains:
- the prcA gene encoding proteasome subunit alpha gives rise to the protein MALPYYVSPEQMMQDKAEYAKKGIAKGRSIIAMEFEQGLVLIADNPSASLFKISEVYDNIAFSGAGKYSEFENLRKAGIQHADLKGLMYSREDVTARSLANGYSQTLGTIFSQELKPFEVELLLAQVGEEAGQDELYRIAFDGSIVDEQRMTAIGGRAEALLSYLRNESPTEPPSLSDALALCKKAFEQMTEQAIADEGLEVAVLDRTRTGRKFRRISSVEVKSLLS
- a CDS encoding M23 family metallopeptidase, whose protein sequence is MSIYFVGQSRSQSTRAGKILLVITVIVASIFPLQLIPGAQQQPPGTDGQLSAKQGEVIWVTVPVGNLDPAKVTGTFLKRDIPFFPLSPETYAGLLGIDMQDSPNLHELDITITSSAGTEHRSYSVLVLKEEYSVQHLKLPKQKVDIDSKTLKRVKAERQEMMAAFESVSPHPYWDGPFMAPVKGRVSGRFGSQRVINGQSKNPHSGEDIAAPRGTPVHAMNTGTVRLTHDHFFTGKGVILDHGVGLYSMYFHLSAISVKEGQLVKKGDIIGKVGATGRATGPHLHWGVRLNGSRVNPYSLINLPSEP
- the arc gene encoding proteasome ATPase, which translates into the protein MGMRKQDDQDSELEKLRSELQVMESEIHQLYDSRHQLRRSQQQNDRLVSSLQEAKVQIEALRKEVEKLTAPPSTFAIFCDLNQDDTANVTVSGRKMRVSVHPSLPKQEFRKGQEVILNEAMNIIEIRDFNPQGEVAQLKLRLDDHRALVKLRHDEERVVEVAQPLQSETLSVGDLLLFETRSGYITEKLPKSEMEEVVLEEVPDANYEQIGGLENELTQVKDAVELPFLYPDLYAEHRLSAPKGILLYGPPGCGKTLIAKAVANSIAQKLKHLTGREVRSYFLHIKGPELLNKYVGESERQIREVFAKAKEKASNGYPVIVFFDEMDALFRTRGTGISSDIESTIVPQFLAEIDGVESLRDVIVIGASNRQDLIDPAVLRPGRLDVKVKIPRPDKQGAKEILGKYLTPDLPFSKAELDQQQGDPKQLVAHLIEIATESLYARSEENRFLEVTYANGEKETFYFKDFASGALIEGVVARAKKMAIKRAITTGEKGIASDDLRQAIREEFKEQEDLPNTTNPDDWARIAGKKGEKIIHVRTLTEEPSESREIETVSVGHYF
- a CDS encoding proteasome accessory factor PafA2, yielding MYRILGTETEFGILAKGSGHADPVTDSIRLIGHFPSLAAPRGIWDYEYENPFLDSRGFVVEGEPERPNPHYNRQLNKLLLNGGRLYVDGAHPEYSTPECSQPLELLAYERAGERIIQACLESLNTSLDGEKVFVYKNNSDGKGNSYGYHENYLLSRSVPFDKIAQTLIPFFVTRQIYAGSGKVGAENHTNPIDYQIAQRSDFFECLMDLNTMVKRPIINTRDEPHTELDKYRRLHVIVGDANMAEIPTYLKIGTTAIIMEMLDAGWEFPKLSLENPVQDIKTVSRDLNLNASLRLANKRTTTSIEIQQSYLQAAHDFYNTRDLSPATKEVLVLWDTILKKLEEDPTQLHKELDWVAKHRMIQTYIDRKGCGWNDPRARLLDLQYHDMRPERGLYYTLERANRIVRLLQDHDIEQATVSPPCNTRAYFRGTCLKRFPENVYGMSWTSVLLDQGHDQIKRIPLTDPYRGTQSLTNELLDGVQTIDQLLEKLSK
- the prcB gene encoding proteasome subunit beta, which gives rise to MQSSGFDLPPGSPDHCSSFFQFLSTHRPELTPMARWGGQPILQQRGPHDYQSSPFPQPVAHGTTVLAFKYADGVLIAGDRRATEGFQIAENRMEKVYKTDDFSAMAIAGAAGPCLEMAKLFSIELEHYEKLDGVQLSCEGKANRLGQMVKANLPLVMQGLVVIPLFVGYDAKRAQGRIFKYDITGGRYEETEFHSIGSGGKDARLLLKERYQKDLTEQAAVRIALRALANAAEEDVGTGGPDPIRRIYPSMKVVSGQGVQDIEESTLATLWEELVQTRRQES
- the pafA gene encoding Pup--protein ligase; its protein translation is MKRIFGLECEYGLTFSPNGRVYLPIEKILGYIFEGLIPNSWPSNAFLANGARFYQDTGCHPEYSTPECDDLFDLVMHDKAGERVLEACLPIAEERLREEGLSGNIFIFKNNTDSLGNTYGCHENFLMRRDVDFWKVAEQLIPFFVTRQIFSGAGKILKVSGRPQYFISQRSQHIHEKTSSSTTSSRSIINTRDEPHADAEKYRRLHIILGDSNMSEFATYLKVGTTDLVLSMIENKFMIPNIELDEPVKAIRDISKDPTLKRRVKLEDGRELTALEIQRMYWERASEYLETQPHDKVLHDVLNEWERILNRLEESPMLLVRELDWVTKKWLMESFIEKKGCRWDDPRLAMMDLQYHDVNQQRGLYYLLVGRDNIRKVVSEEAIERAKSIPPQTTRAKIRGDFIRFARAKNRSYTVDWTYLKLNGYWEETILCMDPFCASNRRVEELLAQIPHTRFKA